A genomic region of Megalobrama amblycephala isolate DHTTF-2021 linkage group LG6, ASM1881202v1, whole genome shotgun sequence contains the following coding sequences:
- the b3galt1b gene encoding beta-1,3-galactosyltransferase 1, which yields MPSKVSCLYVLTVVCWASALWYLSISRPTSSYVSQLSVPARKTAKALKNNATTTFSNIRTRPLNPHAFDFIINEPKKCETNVPFLVILITTTHKEFDARQAIRETWGDESTFSDLRIITLFLLGRSTDAVLNQMVEQESEIFHDIVVEDFIDSYHNLTLKTLMGMRWVATFCNQAKYVMKTDSDIFVNMDNLVYKLLKPATKPRRRYFTGYVINGGPIRDMRSKWYMPRDLYPESKYPPFCSGTGYVFSADVAELIYKTSLHTRLLHLEDVYVGVCLRKLGIHPYQNSGFNHWKMAYSLCRYRRVITVHQISPEEMHRIWNDMTSKKHLKC from the coding sequence ATGCCTTCAAAAGTGTCATGCCTCTACGTGTTGACGGTCGTTTGTTGGGCCAGCGCTCTGTGGTATCTAAGTATATCCAGACCCACGTCATCCTATGTGAGCCAACTGTCCGTGCCGGCTCGTAAAACCGCGAAAGCGCTCAAGAACAACGCCACCACCACTTTCAGCAACATCAGGACACGTCCGCTGAACCCACACGCCTTCGATTTCATCATCAACGAGCCCAAGAAATGCGAAACCAACGTGCCCTTCCTCGTCATCCTCATCACGACCACGCACAAGGAGTTCGACGCCCGCCAGGCCATCCGGGAGACGTGGGGCGACGAGAGCACGTTCAGCGACCTTCGTATCATAACGCTGTTTCTTCTAGGACGCAGCACGGATGCGGTGCTCAACCAAATGGTGGAGCAAGAAAGCGAGATCTTTCACGACATCGTAGTCGAGGACTTCATCGACTCGTACCACAACCTCACTCTCAAAACGCTGATGGGAATGCGCTGGGTGGCGACATTCTGCAACCAAGCCAAGTACGTGATGAAAACGGACAGCGATATCTTTGTGAACATGGACAACTTGGTGTATAAACTCTTGAAGCCGGCTACCAAACCTCGACGGAGGTACTTCACCGGGTACGTCATCAACGGCGGACCCATACGGGACATGCGCAGCAAATGGTACATGCCCAGAGACCTTTATCCTGAGAGCAAGTACCCGCCGTTTTGCTCGGGCACGGGTTACGTGTTCTCGGCGGATGTTGCGGAGCTCATCTACAAGACTTCCCTGCACACCAGACTCTTGCATCTGGAGGACGTTTACGTCGGGGTGTGTTTGAGGAAGCTGGGCATTCACCCGTatcagaacagtggctttaatCACTGGAAAATGGCCTACAGTCTCTGCAGGTACCGCCGAGTCATCACCGTACATCAGATCTCCCCTGAGGAGATGCATCGTATCTGGAACGACATGACCAGCAAGAAGCATCTCAAGTGTTAG